The following proteins are co-located in the Anas platyrhynchos isolate ZD024472 breed Pekin duck chromosome 1, IASCAAS_PekinDuck_T2T, whole genome shotgun sequence genome:
- the LOC113843203 gene encoding uncharacterized protein: MPRGRRRSRRRRRAGTAAPLPLGTALAGRREEGRSRSPRDRGGVAETRWVLGAVAPGSRLGLPGLEALAAAAGPRGGSPPWAAPALLPVPPAAQPAPRREGSDLPACAPAAALALLRLQPGADGAARAAAAGAGAGAGAAPRLRTVYVNPRWLERQAALGAAAAAASPCAEAAASGAAGGPAAAAAAQGEAAPAPAPAPAPAPAPAPAPAPTAEAAATPYVGLRRPLGYQLAKATKERIWRGEFIDLFSLLHTELAPEHGPRPGDTLDQWVSAFLVYASVVCEKHPARCGAMFKYLDTIRKLHATYGGTSWMSYDEDFRRRAAKDPNLPWGDVDLDLWMKWMAPLKSLISRHHRAESEPQAAPPPPLPPPSSSSSQSPKQEEKSQTP, translated from the exons ATGCCACGTGGGAGGCGGCGGAGCCGCCGTCGGCGCCGGGCCGGAACCGCGGCCCCCCTGCCGCTGGGCACGGCGCTCGCCGGCCGCCGCGAGGAGGGGAGGTCGCGGAGCCCCCGGGACCGCGGCGGGGTGGCCGAGACCCGATGGGTGCTCGGCGCCGTGGCGCCCGGCTCGCGGCTCGGCCTCCCGGGCCTAGAGgcgctggcggcggcggcggggcctaGGGGCGGCTCCCCGCCCTGGGCGGCGCCCGCGCTGCTGCCGGTGCCTCCGGCGGCGCAGCCGGCCCCGCGGCGGGAGGGCAGCGACCTGCCCGCCtgcgcgcccgccgccgccctggccctgctgcgCCTGCAGCCCGGCGCCGACGGCGCGGCGAGGGCGgccgcggccggggccggggccggggccggggccgcgccgcggCTGCGGACGGTGTACGTGAACCCGCGCTGGCTGGAGCGGCAGGCGGCGCTcggggcggccgcggcggcCGCCAGCCCCTGCGCCGAGGCGGCGGCGAGCGGCGCGGCcgggggcccggcggcggcggcggcggcgcagggcgaggcggccccggccccggctccggccccggccccggctccggCCCCAgctccggccccggccccgacggcggaggcggcggccaCCCCCTACGTGGGGCTGCGGCGGCCCCTGGGCTACCAGCTGGCCAAGGCCACCAAGGAGCGCATCTGGCGGGGGGAGTTCATTGACCTGTTTTCCTTGCTCCACACAGAGCTGGCCCCCGAGCACGGCCCGCGGCCGGGGGACACGCTGGACCAGTGGGTCTCCGCCTTCCTGGTGTACGCCAGCGTGGTGTGCGAGAAGCACCCGGCGCGCTGCGGGGCCATGTTCAAGTACCTGGACACCATCCGCAAGCTGCACGCCACCTACGGGGGCACCTCGTGGATGAGCTACGACGAGGACTTTCGGCGGCGGGCGGCCAAGGACCCCAACCTGCCCTGGGGCGACGTCGACCTGGACCTCTGGATGAAGTGGATGGCGCCCCTCAAGTCGCTCATCAGCAGGCACCACCGTGCTGAGAGCGAGCCGCAGGCCGCGCCGCCACCACCGCTGCCGCCACCATCCTCGTCGTCGTCCCAGAGCCCCAAGCAGGAGGAGAAAAGCCAG actcCATGA